A stretch of Saccharothrix texasensis DNA encodes these proteins:
- a CDS encoding TIGR02678 family protein: MFDDLSEIDAATAVRCARTLLRRPLLRADGPDGELLTLVYRHRAALQDLFARLLGYRLVVERRFARLYKSGPGADDSRGVLGMSPRGYAYVALTMAVLTGVGRQALLSRLVADIRAAAVEAGLTVVDDVADRRALTAALRHLVSLGVLHETEGTVDVQAEALITIDTDLLGQLLTGPVAEADSPARLVELAARPGPRGVEHAVRRKLVENPVVLYADLPPEQAEWLRRNQRKETALLETCFGLHTECRVEGVLAADPEDYLTDLYFPGTSTVARIALLALPELLDTDPRPDGRHVVVPARLRTVCARLVEDYPTAWSKQFTEDLDRLVDEVLELLRRMGLAVASADGWLLNAAAHRWLPSPDGDPERDVEPVVVPDVPSWSLFDEETA; encoded by the coding sequence ATGTTCGACGACCTCTCCGAGATCGACGCGGCGACCGCGGTGCGCTGCGCCCGCACCCTGCTGCGGCGGCCGTTGCTGCGCGCCGACGGGCCGGACGGCGAGCTGCTGACCCTGGTCTACCGGCACCGGGCGGCGTTGCAGGACCTGTTCGCCCGGCTGCTGGGCTACCGGCTCGTGGTGGAACGGCGGTTCGCGCGGCTCTACAAGTCCGGGCCGGGCGCCGACGACTCGCGCGGCGTGCTCGGCATGTCGCCGCGCGGGTACGCGTACGTGGCGCTGACCATGGCGGTGCTGACCGGTGTCGGGCGGCAGGCGCTGCTGTCGCGGCTGGTGGCGGACATCCGCGCGGCGGCGGTCGAGGCCGGGCTCACCGTCGTGGACGACGTGGCGGACCGGCGGGCGCTCACGGCGGCGTTGCGGCACCTGGTGTCGCTCGGCGTGCTGCACGAGACCGAGGGCACGGTGGACGTGCAGGCCGAGGCGTTGATCACCATCGACACCGACCTGCTCGGCCAGTTGCTGACCGGGCCGGTGGCGGAGGCCGACTCGCCGGCGCGGCTGGTGGAGCTGGCCGCGCGGCCCGGTCCGCGCGGCGTCGAACACGCGGTGCGGCGCAAGCTGGTGGAGAACCCCGTCGTGCTGTACGCGGACCTGCCGCCGGAGCAGGCGGAGTGGCTGCGGCGCAACCAGCGCAAGGAGACCGCGCTGCTGGAGACGTGCTTCGGCCTGCACACCGAGTGCCGGGTCGAGGGCGTGCTGGCGGCCGACCCCGAGGACTACCTGACCGACCTGTACTTCCCCGGCACGTCCACGGTGGCGCGGATCGCGCTGCTGGCGCTGCCGGAGCTGCTCGACACCGACCCGCGCCCCGACGGGCGGCACGTCGTGGTCCCGGCGCGGCTGCGGACGGTGTGCGCGCGGCTGGTGGAGGACTACCCGACCGCGTGGTCCAAGCAGTTCACCGAAGACCTGGACCGACTGGTCGACGAGGTGCTGGAACTGCTGCGCCGCATGGGGTTGGCGGTCGCCTCGGCCGACGGGTGGCTGCTCAACGCCGCCGCGCACCGGTGGCTGCCCTCGCCCGACGGCGATCCCGAACGTGACGTGGAGCCGGTCGTCGTGCCGGACGTGCCCAGCTGGTCGTTGTTCGATGAGGAGACCGCGTGA
- a CDS encoding SbcC/MukB-like Walker B domain-containing protein → MNRWRLHRGGIVNIWQYTEQAFDFSGGRAIFQGTNGSGKSRTLELLLPLCLDGDLRQVGSKGFDTVSLRRLMLDDYDGGPNRIGYAWVELTRGDDEYLTCGLGVKASKTSQAITDSWRFITSSRVGHGLTLVGTDRTPLGPAQLRDLIGADCVLEEAAFRARVAETVYGVPAARYGDLLHLQRTLRNPDVGLKVLEGQLEQILSDALPPLDQVMVEQLATSFDDLESIRENITRLSSADAALGTFLKTYSDYAFGGLRAAAEKLGGAEDGVRKLERASARLSASLAETLAARAAAEHSLAALEAGEQQAEETIGALKELPAFRDLQDLQTREKLVAEKRSSAVAALDMANKQRLQEDGAVDGVLRLLRRLAEDLGSAQELVEPLRHHLRVAGLSPAAVPEVPGVSTLDAEVRTESVRAKPDPEAEPLPIERRVPPVVDDLALDDLASRTSSIASSARQRGALALALAARAAELDTAQRQVDALRQTARDAQHAATEAAALRNQEAQELAEVAQGWLADVESWRTSGPLAATSPDSPLPLPATVDPTTARSLTTAARDWAGPLVTAARDAGHAVAQRRTDLVTSINTRDAELSALRSGTARVPDRNRFAATDRDSATGAPFYRLVDFHPTVDDQAKAGLEAALEASGLLDAWVTPSGESTPAMYGNTVTATRLKTSGPAETTPDRPDHPQPTPDPAPAPASAPAGSADPTAGAPDVVAAPGSPVAGPSLATVLIPAVEPASPVPAAVVADLLASVSLRPPTSAATPEAATPAAAFAVSPDGHWQAGVLTGAWHKDAAEFIGAGAREAARRRRIAELEDELAALRADLGAAEADLAAARGLVEQWEAHLDRFPADRDLVARHGRLQAAQESADRAARRAEELRDELATAQARGEAAAAEVVRQAGDAGLPATTDGLHQAQQAAAEAQRTADRLGDVLRRQCGGTVADLTDAAHRYHAAVADRGAAEADAEARCVDYASQASTLAELTDAIGGEAKEIADQLSTLERSRRGMRDELKGVREQVTSAREQAAKLNAQLETSAEQLTTARDALTRATEHFKATVQAPGILVAALPDAPEDVTSVRTALAATDRRGAGEATVITKLQALQTALAGSHDIAAEQHVGLLTVTVTGEEGARPVAVAARQVTAKLAEQRGFLDEQYQNIFADYLIRDLAEWLRGQIAVAEDLCKRMNEVLGKARSSQGVHVKLAWKPSSALEEDTRDALALVRLPYADRDPEQDATLRRVFTERIEAERDAHTGNYAEILSRALDYRTWHQFTVTVADTGPDGNPRERRLRQLSSGETRLISYVTLFAAAASFYDAVSGEFSPLRLVLLDEAFERLDDPTIARMLGLLVDLDMDWVITWPSGWGVSDKIPRMHIYDVLRPKNGRGVACTQTTWDGAALDRVDP, encoded by the coding sequence GTGAACAGGTGGCGGCTGCACAGGGGCGGCATCGTCAACATCTGGCAGTACACCGAGCAGGCGTTCGACTTCTCGGGTGGGCGCGCGATCTTCCAGGGCACCAACGGGTCCGGCAAGTCGCGCACGCTGGAGCTGCTGCTGCCGCTGTGCCTGGACGGCGACCTGCGGCAGGTCGGCTCCAAGGGTTTCGACACGGTGTCGCTGCGGCGGCTCATGCTGGACGACTACGACGGCGGGCCGAACCGGATCGGGTACGCGTGGGTCGAGCTGACGCGCGGCGACGACGAGTACCTGACGTGCGGGTTGGGCGTGAAGGCGTCCAAGACGTCGCAGGCGATCACCGACTCGTGGCGGTTCATCACCTCCTCGCGCGTGGGTCACGGGTTGACGCTGGTCGGCACGGACCGCACCCCGCTGGGCCCGGCGCAGCTGCGGGACCTGATCGGCGCGGACTGCGTGCTGGAGGAGGCGGCGTTCCGGGCGCGCGTGGCCGAGACCGTGTACGGCGTGCCCGCGGCCCGGTACGGCGACCTGCTGCACCTGCAGCGGACGCTGCGCAACCCCGACGTGGGGCTGAAGGTGCTGGAAGGGCAGCTGGAGCAGATCCTGTCCGACGCGCTGCCGCCGCTGGACCAGGTGATGGTCGAGCAGCTGGCCACGTCGTTCGACGACCTGGAGTCGATCCGGGAGAACATCACGCGGCTGTCGTCGGCCGACGCGGCGCTGGGCACGTTCCTGAAGACGTACTCGGACTACGCGTTCGGCGGGCTGCGCGCGGCGGCGGAGAAGCTCGGCGGGGCCGAGGACGGGGTGCGGAAGCTGGAACGCGCGTCGGCCCGGTTGTCGGCGTCGCTGGCGGAGACGCTCGCGGCGCGCGCGGCGGCGGAGCACTCGTTGGCGGCGTTGGAGGCCGGTGAGCAGCAGGCCGAGGAGACCATCGGCGCGTTGAAGGAGCTGCCGGCGTTCCGCGACCTGCAGGACTTGCAGACGCGCGAGAAGCTCGTGGCGGAGAAGCGCTCGTCGGCGGTGGCGGCGTTGGACATGGCGAACAAGCAGCGGTTGCAGGAGGACGGCGCGGTCGACGGCGTGCTGCGGCTGCTGCGGCGGTTGGCCGAGGACTTGGGCTCGGCGCAGGAGCTGGTCGAGCCGCTGCGCCACCACCTGCGCGTGGCCGGCCTGTCCCCCGCCGCGGTGCCGGAGGTCCCCGGCGTGTCCACTCTGGACGCCGAGGTGCGGACGGAGTCCGTGCGGGCCAAGCCGGACCCGGAGGCCGAGCCGCTGCCGATCGAACGCCGCGTGCCACCCGTCGTGGACGATTTGGCGTTGGACGACCTCGCGTCGCGCACGTCGTCCATCGCGTCCTCGGCGCGGCAGCGGGGGGCCTTGGCGCTCGCGCTGGCCGCGCGGGCCGCCGAGCTGGACACGGCGCAACGCCAGGTCGACGCCCTCCGGCAGACCGCGCGGGACGCTCAGCACGCCGCGACCGAGGCGGCGGCGTTGCGCAACCAGGAGGCGCAGGAACTGGCCGAGGTCGCCCAGGGCTGGCTGGCCGACGTCGAGTCGTGGCGCACCTCCGGCCCCCTGGCCGCCACCAGCCCCGACTCCCCCCTGCCGCTGCCCGCCACCGTCGACCCGACCACCGCCCGCTCCCTCACCACCGCCGCCCGCGACTGGGCGGGCCCCCTGGTGACGGCGGCCCGGGACGCCGGGCACGCGGTGGCGCAGCGGCGGACCGACCTGGTCACGTCCATCAACACCCGTGACGCCGAACTGTCCGCCCTCCGCTCCGGCACGGCCCGGGTCCCGGACCGCAACCGCTTCGCGGCGACCGACCGCGACTCCGCCACCGGCGCCCCGTTCTACCGCCTGGTCGACTTCCACCCCACCGTCGACGACCAGGCCAAAGCCGGCCTGGAAGCCGCCCTGGAGGCCTCGGGCCTCCTGGACGCCTGGGTCACACCTTCGGGTGAATCCACCCCGGCAATGTACGGAAACACCGTTACCGCCACTCGGTTGAAAACCAGCGGACCCGCCGAAACCACCCCCGACCGCCCCGACCACCCCCAGCCGACCCCCGATCCCGCCCCTGCCCCTGCCTCTGCCCCTGCCGGATCTGCGGACCCCACGGCCGGCGCACCGGACGTGGTGGCCGCACCCGGCAGCCCGGTCGCCGGCCCGTCCCTGGCGACGGTGCTGATCCCGGCCGTCGAGCCGGCCTCACCGGTCCCGGCCGCGGTCGTGGCGGACCTGCTCGCCTCGGTGTCCCTGCGACCCCCGACCTCGGCCGCCACCCCGGAGGCCGCCACCCCGGCCGCCGCGTTCGCGGTGTCGCCCGACGGCCACTGGCAGGCGGGCGTGCTCACCGGCGCGTGGCACAAGGACGCGGCGGAGTTCATCGGCGCCGGAGCCCGCGAAGCCGCCCGCCGGCGCCGGATCGCGGAGCTGGAGGACGAGCTGGCCGCCCTGCGCGCCGACCTCGGCGCGGCGGAAGCCGACCTGGCCGCCGCGCGCGGCCTGGTCGAGCAGTGGGAGGCGCACCTCGACCGCTTCCCCGCGGACCGCGACCTGGTCGCCCGCCACGGCCGCCTCCAGGCCGCGCAGGAATCCGCCGACCGCGCCGCCCGCCGCGCCGAGGAGCTGCGCGACGAGCTCGCCACCGCCCAGGCGCGAGGCGAAGCCGCCGCCGCCGAGGTCGTGCGCCAGGCCGGCGACGCGGGCCTGCCCGCCACCACCGACGGCCTGCACCAGGCCCAGCAGGCGGCGGCCGAGGCGCAGCGCACCGCCGACCGGTTGGGTGACGTGCTGCGCCGCCAGTGCGGCGGCACGGTCGCCGACCTGACCGACGCGGCGCACCGCTACCACGCGGCCGTGGCGGATCGGGGCGCGGCGGAGGCGGACGCGGAGGCGCGGTGCGTCGACTACGCGTCGCAGGCGTCGACGTTGGCCGAGCTGACCGACGCGATCGGCGGCGAGGCCAAGGAGATCGCGGACCAACTGTCCACTTTGGAGCGTTCACGGCGCGGGATGCGCGACGAGCTCAAGGGTGTGCGCGAACAGGTCACCTCGGCCCGCGAGCAGGCCGCGAAGCTGAACGCCCAGCTGGAGACGTCGGCCGAGCAGCTCACCACCGCCCGCGACGCCCTGACCCGCGCGACCGAGCACTTCAAGGCCACCGTGCAGGCGCCGGGCATCCTCGTCGCCGCCCTGCCGGACGCGCCGGAAGACGTCACGTCGGTCCGCACCGCGCTGGCGGCGACCGACCGGCGCGGCGCGGGCGAGGCCACGGTGATCACCAAGCTCCAGGCGTTGCAGACGGCGCTGGCCGGCAGCCACGACATCGCCGCCGAGCAGCACGTCGGCCTGCTCACCGTCACCGTCACCGGCGAGGAGGGCGCCCGCCCGGTGGCCGTCGCCGCCCGCCAGGTGACCGCGAAGCTGGCCGAGCAGCGCGGTTTCCTCGACGAGCAGTACCAGAACATCTTCGCCGACTACCTGATCCGCGACCTGGCCGAGTGGCTGCGCGGGCAGATCGCCGTCGCCGAGGACCTGTGCAAGCGGATGAACGAGGTGCTCGGCAAGGCCCGCTCCAGCCAGGGCGTGCACGTGAAGCTGGCGTGGAAGCCGTCGTCGGCGCTGGAGGAGGACACGCGTGACGCGTTGGCGCTGGTCCGCCTCCCGTACGCGGACCGCGACCCCGAGCAGGACGCCACGCTGCGCCGCGTGTTCACCGAGCGCATCGAAGCCGAACGCGACGCGCACACCGGCAACTACGCCGAGATCCTGTCCCGCGCCCTGGACTACCGGACGTGGCACCAGTTCACCGTCACGGTCGCCGACACCGGCCCGGACGGCAACCCGCGGGAACGCCGGCTGCGGCAGCTGTCCTCCGGCGAGACGCGGCTCATCTCGTACGTGACGCTGTTCGCGGCGGCGGCGTCGTTCTACGACGCGGTGAGCGGCGAGTTCTCGCCGTTGCGGCTGGTGCTGCTGGACGAGGCGTTCGAGCGGCTGGACGACCCGACGATCGCGCGCATGCTCGGCCTGCTGGTGGACCTCGACATGGACTGGGTGATCACCTGGCCGAGCGGCTGGGGCGTGTCCGACAAGATCCCGCGCATGCACATCTACGACGTGCTGCGGCCCAAGAACGGGCGTGGTGTGGCGTGCACGCAGACCACGTGGGACGGCGCGGCGCTGGACCGGGTCGACCCCTGA
- a CDS encoding alkene reductase — MTTLFDRYRLGGLDLPNRVVMAPMTRARAAAGGLATPSMAAYYAQRATAGLIVSEGVQPSLVGQSNPGTPGLHTDEQVASWRPVTDAVHVNGGRIFAQLMHGGRVSHPDTTGVQPVGPSAVAAAGEVFTPNGPRPAPVPRALATAEVPDHARSYAEAARRAVDAGFDGVELHGANGYLISQFLSSNANLRTDAYGGPIAHRIRFAVEAVAATVDAVGADRTAIRLSPGGTFWGVEETEVPRLYAALLAELARFGLAYVHLEATADEEVLIGLRRAWPGALVVNPVVPMGPKRTDRAAADHWLGLGAELISFGRAFVANPDLVERLRADLPLASADTATYYQGGDAGYLTYPAYRHTA, encoded by the coding sequence ATGACCACGCTGTTCGACCGCTACCGCCTCGGCGGTCTGGACCTGCCCAACCGGGTCGTGATGGCGCCGATGACCCGGGCCCGCGCCGCGGCCGGCGGTCTCGCGACCCCGTCGATGGCGGCTTACTACGCCCAACGCGCCACGGCCGGGTTGATCGTCTCCGAGGGCGTGCAACCCAGCCTGGTCGGGCAGTCCAACCCGGGCACCCCGGGCCTGCACACCGACGAGCAGGTGGCGTCGTGGCGGCCCGTCACCGACGCCGTGCACGTCAACGGCGGGCGCATCTTCGCCCAGCTCATGCACGGCGGCCGGGTCTCGCACCCCGACACCACCGGTGTCCAGCCGGTCGGACCGTCCGCGGTCGCCGCCGCGGGCGAGGTGTTCACCCCGAACGGACCGCGGCCCGCGCCGGTCCCGCGAGCCCTGGCCACCGCCGAGGTGCCCGACCACGCCCGCTCGTACGCCGAGGCCGCCCGGCGCGCCGTCGACGCCGGGTTCGACGGCGTCGAGCTGCACGGCGCGAACGGCTACCTGATCTCGCAGTTCCTGTCGTCCAACGCCAACCTGCGCACCGACGCCTACGGCGGCCCGATCGCCCACCGCATCCGCTTCGCCGTCGAGGCGGTCGCCGCCACGGTAGACGCCGTCGGCGCGGACCGCACCGCGATCAGGCTCTCCCCCGGCGGCACCTTCTGGGGCGTCGAGGAGACCGAGGTGCCGCGGCTGTACGCGGCCCTGCTCGCCGAGCTCGCCCGCTTCGGCCTCGCCTACGTGCACCTGGAGGCGACCGCCGACGAGGAGGTGCTGATCGGGCTGCGCCGCGCGTGGCCGGGCGCCCTGGTGGTGAACCCGGTGGTGCCGATGGGCCCGAAGCGGACCGACCGGGCCGCCGCCGACCACTGGCTCGGCCTGGGCGCGGAGCTGATCAGCTTCGGCCGCGCGTTCGTGGCGAACCCGGACCTGGTGGAACGGCTCCGCGCCGACCTGCCGCTCGCGTCCGCCGACACGGCGACCTACTACCAGGGCGGCGACGCGGGCTACCTCACCTACCCGGCGTACCGGCACACCGCCTGA
- a CDS encoding ROK family transcriptional regulator: MGVAVHRKLTVRDLRAGNRARVLRALYFDHPRSRQELAGATGLSQASVSTVVAELIADGIVVEAGQVDSDGGRPRVLLRVDPAHAAVVGVDVGETHVLVEVFDLTLQRLAEATFPMEPEVHSVDDVARRVLEGLDRCLAASAVGDVLGVGIGVPGQVEDGLVYAQTVGWRGVALEQLLRTGTDLPLFLDNGANTLGQAEVWFGAGRGTGDAVVALIGSGVGASVITGGVLYRGSSGGAGEWGHTTVALDGRPCRCGAHGCLEAYIGASAVVERYRAVKADVPAEQEAALAALVADGSRAARDVLAETARYAGLGIANLINLFNPSQVIVGGWAGLLLGARILDDVRAQASRHALRRPFEQASITLCELGPESVALGAATLPVAQFLAAGGVRRRTASHVV; the protein is encoded by the coding sequence ATGGGGGTCGCCGTGCACCGCAAGCTGACCGTGCGCGACCTGCGCGCCGGCAACCGGGCGCGGGTGCTGCGCGCCCTGTACTTCGACCACCCGCGCAGCCGGCAGGAGCTCGCGGGCGCCACCGGGCTCAGCCAGGCGTCGGTCAGCACCGTCGTCGCCGAGCTCATCGCGGACGGCATCGTCGTCGAGGCCGGGCAGGTCGACTCGGACGGCGGCCGGCCCCGCGTGCTGCTGCGGGTCGACCCGGCGCACGCGGCGGTGGTGGGGGTGGACGTCGGCGAGACGCACGTGCTGGTCGAGGTGTTCGACCTCACGCTGCAACGGCTGGCGGAGGCGACGTTCCCGATGGAGCCGGAGGTCCACTCGGTCGACGACGTGGCGCGGCGGGTCCTCGAAGGGCTCGACCGGTGCCTCGCGGCCAGCGCGGTCGGCGACGTGCTCGGCGTCGGCATCGGCGTGCCGGGGCAGGTCGAGGACGGGCTGGTGTACGCGCAGACCGTCGGCTGGCGCGGTGTCGCGCTGGAACAGCTGCTGCGCACCGGCACCGACCTGCCGCTGTTCCTGGACAACGGCGCGAACACGTTGGGGCAGGCCGAGGTCTGGTTCGGCGCGGGCCGCGGCACGGGTGACGCGGTGGTCGCGCTGATCGGGTCCGGTGTCGGCGCGAGCGTCATCACCGGCGGCGTGCTGTACCGCGGCTCGTCGGGCGGCGCGGGGGAGTGGGGCCACACGACGGTCGCCCTGGACGGCCGCCCGTGCCGGTGCGGCGCGCACGGGTGCCTGGAGGCGTACATCGGCGCGTCGGCCGTGGTCGAGCGGTACCGCGCGGTGAAGGCGGACGTGCCCGCCGAGCAGGAGGCGGCGTTGGCGGCGCTGGTCGCGGACGGCTCGCGGGCGGCCCGGGACGTCCTCGCCGAGACCGCCCGGTACGCGGGCCTCGGCATCGCGAACCTGATCAACCTGTTCAACCCGTCGCAGGTGATCGTCGGCGGTTGGGCCGGGCTCCTGCTCGGCGCGCGGATCCTCGACGACGTGCGCGCCCAGGCCTCCCGCCACGCCCTGCGCCGACCGTTCGAGCAGGCGTCGATCACCCTGTGCGAACTGGGCCCCGAGTCGGTCGCGCTCGGCGCGGCGACCCTGCCGGTGGCCCAGTTCCTGGCCGCGGGCGGTGTGCGCCGCCGCACGGCCAGTCACGTCGTCTGA
- a CDS encoding MerR family transcriptional regulator has protein sequence MRIGDLAARAGVSVRSLRYYEEQGLLSSTRSAGGQRHYTEDDVERVAFVQRLYAAGLSSRTITELLPCIDSPSDENSDAAMERMARERDRLSDHIQELLRTRDALDLLMVAARAHRDASRVSA, from the coding sequence ATGAGGATCGGCGACCTCGCGGCGCGGGCCGGTGTCAGCGTCCGCTCGCTGCGGTACTACGAGGAGCAGGGGCTGCTCAGCAGCACCCGCAGCGCCGGCGGGCAGCGGCACTACACGGAGGACGACGTCGAGCGGGTCGCCTTCGTCCAACGCCTGTACGCGGCCGGGCTGTCCAGCCGCACCATCACCGAGCTGCTGCCGTGCATCGACTCGCCGAGCGACGAGAACTCGGACGCCGCGATGGAGCGCATGGCCAGGGAACGCGACCGGCTCTCCGACCACATCCAGGAGCTGCTGCGCACCCGTGACGCGCTCGACCTGCTGATGGTCGCCGCCCGGGCCCACCGCGACGCGAGCCGGGTCTCCGCCTGA
- a CDS encoding cobalamin biosynthesis protein yields the protein MSLGRAVGLVLGVAADAVFGDPERYHPVAGFGRAAAALERKLYRDHRAGGVAHVVVLVGGTVLAGVAAERLGRRSQVFEVLSTAAATWVVLGGSSLADEGTAMGRELDGGDLDAARNRLPNLCGREPRKLDTMGLAKATVESVAENTSDAVVAPLFWGAVAGVPGLLGYRAANTLDAMVGHRNERYRRFGWAAARLDDVANLLPSRLAALLTAAGAPVVGGSAGEAWRTWRRDAAAHPSPNAGQVEAAFAGALEVRLGGRTVYAHGAEDRPVLGHGRNPDAGHVTRAVELSRVVGASAAAVTALIALARPRLRRAVRRRTSA from the coding sequence GTGAGTCTGGGGCGCGCGGTGGGGTTGGTGCTGGGCGTGGCCGCTGACGCGGTGTTCGGCGACCCCGAGAGGTATCACCCGGTAGCGGGATTCGGTCGGGCGGCGGCGGCGCTGGAGCGCAAGCTGTACCGCGACCACCGGGCGGGCGGCGTGGCGCACGTGGTGGTGCTCGTCGGCGGCACGGTCCTCGCCGGGGTCGCGGCGGAGCGGCTGGGCAGGCGCAGCCAGGTCTTCGAGGTCCTGAGCACGGCCGCCGCCACGTGGGTCGTGCTGGGCGGGTCGTCGCTCGCCGACGAGGGCACCGCGATGGGCCGCGAGCTGGACGGCGGCGACCTCGACGCGGCGCGCAATCGTTTGCCGAACCTGTGCGGGCGCGAGCCGAGGAAGCTCGACACGATGGGCCTGGCGAAGGCGACCGTCGAGTCCGTGGCGGAGAACACGTCCGACGCGGTCGTGGCGCCGTTGTTCTGGGGCGCGGTCGCGGGCGTGCCCGGCCTGCTCGGCTACCGCGCGGCGAACACCCTCGACGCCATGGTCGGGCACCGCAACGAGCGCTACCGCCGGTTCGGCTGGGCCGCGGCCCGGCTCGACGACGTGGCGAACCTGCTGCCCTCGCGGCTGGCCGCGCTGCTCACGGCGGCGGGCGCGCCGGTCGTCGGCGGGTCGGCGGGCGAGGCGTGGCGGACGTGGCGGCGGGACGCGGCGGCGCACCCGAGCCCCAACGCGGGCCAGGTCGAGGCGGCGTTCGCGGGCGCGTTGGAGGTCCGGCTGGGCGGTCGCACGGTGTACGCGCACGGCGCGGAGGACCGGCCGGTGCTCGGGCACGGCCGCAACCCCGACGCGGGGCACGTGACGCGGGCGGTGGAGCTGTCGCGGGTGGTCGGCGCGTCGGCGGCGGCCGTGACCGCGCTCATCGCGCTGGCGCGGCCTCGTCTTCGGCGAGCTGTTCGGCGACGGACTTCCGCCTGA
- a CDS encoding DUF2397 domain-containing protein — protein MEPAGRLKLYAYLDARDHQRTYLAIMRLFTSTLLADLSAGEVAGALAGAEREGRVEAGESRIENVITRLRQLVEWGNLVQGRREVVASSIAEFQHGSVRYQVGKLAVRVQRDVDELLRVPEGAREVSRELLPAVERGLDRLGQSLSEALISGAPRSREVLAEQVTTLFLQHAELAATVRDFYAYLGQVVTRHHLAPEEISGFRNLLVEYIQMVVEDVLRHTPAIADALARVTSARSELLRLLGRADLGEKVERARGRSAEDWQDLTDWFVDRPGRPSQVTALREATARAIGSLLASVKRATSGGGLLPSRRAELLKLAGWFDAGSREQAHELYAAAFGLYPARHVSPAPEHDRDNERTPWRDGPVVDVQVSVRSRGDRGARGRTSRILDDPMTEQSLLAEAREADERRAASVAELSAAAPRLASTTLSGEALEVLCELLTLAMAQRDTAADSGSATDPVRGLRVTVSHALGKSTRIRSAAGTLTLHDSTLVLD, from the coding sequence GTGGAACCAGCCGGCCGCCTCAAGCTCTACGCGTACCTGGACGCCCGCGATCACCAACGCACGTACCTGGCGATCATGCGGTTGTTCACGTCCACGCTGCTGGCCGACCTGTCGGCGGGCGAGGTCGCGGGCGCGCTGGCGGGCGCCGAGCGGGAGGGCCGGGTCGAGGCGGGCGAGTCGCGCATCGAGAACGTGATCACCCGGCTCCGGCAGCTCGTCGAGTGGGGCAACCTGGTGCAGGGGCGGCGCGAGGTGGTGGCCTCCAGCATCGCCGAGTTCCAGCACGGCAGCGTCCGCTACCAGGTCGGCAAGCTCGCCGTCCGGGTCCAGCGCGACGTGGACGAGCTGCTGCGCGTGCCCGAGGGCGCGCGGGAGGTGTCGCGGGAGCTGCTGCCCGCCGTCGAACGCGGCCTCGACCGGCTGGGCCAGTCGCTGTCGGAGGCGTTGATCAGCGGCGCGCCCCGCTCCCGCGAGGTGCTGGCCGAGCAGGTCACCACGCTGTTCCTGCAGCACGCCGAGCTGGCCGCGACCGTGCGCGACTTCTACGCCTACCTGGGCCAGGTCGTGACGCGGCACCACCTGGCGCCGGAGGAGATCTCCGGGTTCCGCAACCTGCTCGTCGAGTACATCCAGATGGTCGTGGAGGACGTGCTGCGGCACACGCCGGCCATCGCGGACGCCCTGGCCCGCGTCACCTCCGCGCGTTCCGAGCTGCTGCGCCTGCTGGGCCGGGCCGACCTGGGCGAGAAGGTCGAACGGGCGCGCGGGCGGTCGGCGGAGGACTGGCAGGACCTGACCGACTGGTTCGTGGACCGGCCCGGCCGGCCGAGCCAGGTGACGGCGCTGCGGGAGGCGACGGCGCGCGCGATCGGGTCGCTGCTGGCGAGCGTGAAGCGGGCCACGTCCGGCGGCGGGCTGCTGCCGAGCCGCCGGGCCGAGCTGCTGAAGCTGGCCGGCTGGTTCGACGCCGGCTCGCGCGAGCAGGCCCACGAGCTGTACGCGGCGGCGTTCGGGCTGTACCCGGCGCGGCACGTGTCGCCGGCGCCCGAGCACGACCGCGACAACGAGCGCACCCCGTGGCGCGACGGACCGGTGGTGGACGTGCAGGTGAGCGTGCGCAGCCGCGGCGACCGTGGTGCGCGCGGGCGGACGTCGCGCATCCTGGACGACCCGATGACCGAGCAGTCGCTGCTGGCCGAGGCGCGGGAAGCCGACGAGCGGCGGGCCGCGTCGGTGGCCGAGCTGTCGGCGGCGGCTCCCCGGCTGGCGTCCACCACGTTGTCCGGCGAGGCGCTCGAAGTGCTGTGCGAGCTGCTGACGTTGGCGATGGCGCAGCGCGACACGGCGGCCGACTCGGGTTCGGCGACCGACCCGGTGCGCGGGCTGCGGGTGACCGTCTCGCACGCGCTCGGGAAGTCGACGCGCATCCGTTCGGCGGCGGGCACGTTGACGCTGCACGACTCGACGCTGGTGCTCGACTGA